One Oxobacter pfennigii DNA window includes the following coding sequences:
- a CDS encoding flagellar hook-length control protein FliK yields the protein MRIIVGQINNLINTALVKEGKKLQGQTSGFGGFDALLMILMGKSMNPGESLLGLGDILTGEGNSPLTANAGDMSALMEDLGDIESTNGPDMPVLFKKNLSGLMEDININSPQLALLNALSKSFVENDGTLAEVGQVTDKVTTQEGQLLNLLQVNEETASEGITEALVDINTQKNVGLTADTNFVIQNEESPGSAVEVIKSAQVKDESKQKVTADANSETKEEAFAGNRKTSEIAESIVFRNTRYAGSEVNALNTEDIGSKAESNTLNGNGQKVTSKEQDITEQFIVQRPEIIRILKGTETLKEAKATAVADEALFKANNEVSLEVSALDKKEASFEMDHEGSESRELTGKFDVFMNAELSKPPTEIKAAGNSENISTYVEANKEDILSQVYDKMKFIKTGDATELHISLKPEELGEVAIKLVAEKGVITGKILVENNQVKSLIESNMPQLKENLKEHNVNIAALNVSVELNQGNLDFNQRFTQNSQNFSKKSVKRIEAISGTEEAAAIQQRLHTGELDLLA from the coding sequence GTGAGAATAATAGTAGGACAAATCAACAACTTAATAAATACAGCTCTTGTAAAAGAAGGCAAAAAGCTTCAGGGGCAAACATCAGGTTTTGGAGGTTTTGATGCATTGCTCATGATCCTTATGGGAAAGAGCATGAATCCCGGTGAAAGCTTGTTAGGTTTAGGCGATATCCTAACCGGTGAAGGGAATTCCCCATTGACAGCAAATGCCGGGGATATGAGTGCACTTATGGAAGACCTTGGCGATATTGAAAGTACAAATGGTCCTGATATGCCGGTACTTTTTAAGAAGAACTTAAGCGGACTGATGGAGGATATCAATATCAACAGCCCTCAACTTGCATTGCTGAATGCTTTATCCAAAAGCTTTGTGGAAAATGATGGTACGTTAGCAGAAGTGGGACAAGTAACCGACAAAGTTACGACTCAAGAGGGGCAATTGCTGAATTTACTGCAGGTTAACGAAGAAACAGCAAGTGAAGGTATAACTGAGGCATTGGTTGATATAAATACCCAGAAGAATGTCGGCTTAACGGCTGATACAAACTTCGTTATACAAAATGAGGAAAGTCCAGGTTCAGCAGTTGAGGTTATAAAATCTGCTCAAGTCAAGGATGAAAGCAAACAAAAAGTAACAGCCGATGCAAATTCAGAAACTAAAGAAGAAGCCTTTGCCGGTAATAGGAAGACATCTGAAATTGCTGAAAGCATTGTTTTTAGAAATACAAGGTATGCTGGCAGTGAAGTTAATGCTTTAAACACTGAAGATATCGGAAGTAAAGCCGAGTCAAATACCTTAAATGGAAATGGGCAGAAGGTTACTTCAAAAGAACAAGATATAACTGAACAATTTATAGTGCAAAGGCCGGAGATAATCCGCATATTAAAAGGAACAGAAACTTTAAAAGAAGCTAAAGCCACTGCGGTTGCTGATGAAGCTTTATTCAAGGCAAACAATGAAGTGAGTTTAGAAGTTTCAGCTTTGGATAAAAAAGAAGCTTCCTTTGAAATGGACCATGAAGGCAGTGAAAGCAGGGAGCTTACAGGTAAATTCGATGTTTTTATGAATGCAGAATTAAGCAAGCCTCCAACTGAAATTAAGGCAGCCGGGAATTCCGAAAATATCAGCACCTATGTGGAAGCTAACAAAGAAGATATATTAAGCCAGGTATATGACAAAATGAAGTTCATAAAAACAGGTGATGCAACTGAGCTCCATATAAGCTTAAAACCCGAGGAATTGGGAGAAGTGGCAATAAAACTGGTTGCGGAAAAAGGTGTTATAACCGGCAAAATCTTAGTTGAAAACAATCAGGTGAAGAGCCTTATTGAATCCAACATGCCGCAGCTTAAGGAAAATTTAAAAGAGCACAACGTAAATATTGCAGCATTGAATGTTTCTGTAGAACTAAACCAGGGAAATCTTGATTTTAATCAGCGCTTTACACAAAACAGCCAAAACTTCAGCAAAAAGAGTGTAAAAAGGATTGAAGCAATATCCGGAACAGAAGAAGCCGCTGCAATTCAGCAAAGGCTTCATACAGGAGAGCTTGATTTGCTGGCATAG
- the fliI gene encoding flagellar protein export ATPase FliI has product MADINFSNYRNIINNIVTIRAEGKVSRVIGLTIEVEGLKSSVGEVCHIYGSKNAQPILSEVVGFKEGGKIILMPLGDLKGIGPGSSVKPTGKMLTVKIGDELLGKVLDGLGNPIEDDCPEDYTEYPVNNSPPNPLKRPRIDKIMATGVKAIDGFLTCGEGQRVGIFAGSGVGKSTLLGMISRYSDADINVIGLVGERGREVRDFLEKDLGEDGLKRSIIVCATSDQPALVRLKGAYTATAIAEYFRDKGKKVMLMMDSVTRFAMAQREVGLAIGEPPATKGYTPSVFAALPGLLERSGMSEKGSITAFYTVLVDGDDFNEPISDAVRGILDGHIILSRELAAQNHYPSIDILRSISRLMAEIVPKDHRLTSGELRNLLSTYRNSEDLINIGAYVKGSNPSIDKAIKYINKLNGFLQQDKDVHVAYETIMKELYGIAKE; this is encoded by the coding sequence ATGGCAGATATTAATTTCTCCAATTACAGAAATATTATTAACAATATTGTCACCATAAGAGCGGAGGGCAAGGTCAGCAGGGTAATTGGTCTGACTATTGAGGTAGAAGGGCTTAAATCCTCCGTGGGAGAAGTTTGTCACATATATGGGAGTAAAAATGCACAGCCTATATTGTCCGAAGTGGTAGGCTTCAAAGAAGGCGGAAAGATAATACTGATGCCTTTGGGTGATTTAAAGGGCATAGGCCCCGGCTCCAGTGTAAAGCCTACAGGAAAAATGCTGACAGTAAAAATTGGAGATGAGCTTTTAGGCAAGGTCTTGGACGGCCTTGGAAATCCCATTGAAGATGACTGCCCTGAGGATTATACGGAATACCCTGTTAATAACTCTCCCCCAAATCCACTGAAGCGCCCCAGGATAGATAAAATAATGGCAACAGGGGTAAAGGCTATCGACGGCTTTTTAACCTGCGGTGAAGGACAGAGGGTGGGGATATTTGCAGGAAGCGGCGTAGGCAAAAGCACACTCTTAGGGATGATATCCCGCTACAGCGATGCAGATATAAATGTAATAGGATTAGTAGGCGAAAGAGGCCGTGAGGTCAGGGACTTTTTAGAGAAGGACCTTGGTGAAGATGGCCTGAAACGATCAATAATCGTCTGCGCTACATCGGATCAGCCCGCCTTAGTACGCTTAAAAGGTGCGTATACGGCAACGGCTATAGCCGAATACTTCAGGGATAAGGGCAAAAAAGTAATGCTCATGATGGACTCCGTTACAAGGTTTGCAATGGCACAAAGAGAGGTAGGATTGGCTATCGGTGAACCTCCGGCCACTAAGGGCTATACGCCTTCGGTTTTTGCAGCCTTACCGGGATTGCTGGAGAGGTCGGGTATGTCGGAAAAGGGCTCTATTACAGCCTTTTATACCGTGCTTGTTGATGGCGACGACTTCAATGAACCCATATCCGATGCAGTAAGAGGCATACTGGACGGCCACATTATTTTATCCAGGGAGCTGGCGGCACAAAATCATTATCCATCCATTGATATTTTAAGAAGCATAAGCCGTCTCATGGCGGAAATCGTCCCTAAAGACCACAGGCTTACATCGGGTGAATTGAGGAATTTACTTTCAACATATAGAAATTCCGAGGATTTGATAAATATAGGAGCATATGTAAAGGGAAGCAATCCTTCCATAGACAAGGCTATAAAATATATAAACAAGCTCAATGGATTTTTGCAGCAGGACAAGGATGTGCATGTTGCATATGAGACGATTATGAAGGAACTCTATGGGATTGCGAAGGAATAG
- the fliJ gene encoding flagellar export protein FliJ: protein MAGFVFRLQKVLEHRMRLEDEKKQAFVKSRQEYLKELDVLNTLKDKLDECLSCGWKNSMNIFSYISKQNYIVFMEDNIEDQEKRLSVLETIMERKKTEFNESQKNRKVLEKLKEKAYKEYMQEQDRVEQQQNDEFALYGYTRK from the coding sequence TTGGCTGGTTTTGTTTTCAGGCTTCAGAAGGTATTAGAGCATAGAATGAGGCTGGAGGATGAGAAGAAGCAGGCTTTTGTGAAATCCAGACAGGAGTATCTTAAGGAACTGGACGTGTTGAATACTCTTAAGGACAAGCTTGATGAATGCTTATCTTGCGGCTGGAAAAACAGCATGAATATATTCAGTTATATATCAAAACAAAATTATATAGTTTTTATGGAAGATAATATAGAAGATCAGGAAAAAAGGCTGAGTGTCCTTGAAACCATAATGGAAAGGAAAAAGACTGAATTCAATGAAAGCCAGAAGAACAGAAAGGTACTGGAAAAGCTAAAGGAAAAAGCCTACAAAGAATATATGCAGGAGCAAGACCGGGTGGAACAGCAGCAAAATGATGAGTTTGCACTGTATGGTTATACAAGGAAATAA
- a CDS encoding FliH/SctL family protein, with protein sequence MQSSYKVIKKNFVNSDSIYTINTPVIEIAPLVIKPEALNEVNEEVIGQIDLEEIKKQAYEKAESIINEATAKSEKIAAEAMEEAVRIKKDAYEMAFRKGHSEGFKKGNEEGHIAVENIRLEAKDVLEEAHRVSREYINNQKGEILNLAINIAEKIIGYAADENDSVIYTAAMNAINSAIIKEQLIIRVNPMDYALLDYRRDEILSTVGENLIVSIIKDASISRGGLILESEASTVDATIESQMEKIKEALIG encoded by the coding sequence ATGCAGTCATCGTATAAAGTGATAAAAAAGAACTTTGTCAACAGCGACAGTATATATACAATAAATACTCCGGTAATAGAAATAGCGCCGCTTGTGATTAAGCCTGAAGCCCTGAATGAGGTAAATGAGGAAGTAATAGGACAGATAGATTTAGAGGAAATAAAAAAACAGGCTTATGAAAAAGCAGAAAGCATCATAAATGAAGCAACCGCAAAAAGTGAAAAAATTGCAGCCGAAGCTATGGAAGAGGCAGTTAGAATCAAGAAAGATGCATATGAAATGGCTTTCAGAAAGGGCCATTCCGAAGGTTTCAAAAAAGGAAACGAGGAAGGCCATATAGCCGTTGAAAATATAAGGCTTGAAGCAAAGGATGTATTGGAAGAAGCCCATAGGGTTTCCAGAGAATACATAAACAATCAAAAAGGTGAGATATTGAATCTGGCAATTAATATAGCAGAGAAAATCATAGGCTATGCGGCAGATGAAAATGATTCCGTAATATATACAGCAGCCATGAATGCTATAAATTCCGCCATAATAAAAGAGCAGCTTATTATCAGGGTGAATCCGATGGATTATGCCCTATTGGACTATAGAAGAGATGAGATTTTAAGCACCGTAGGAGAAAACCTTATAGTGAGCATCATAAAAGATGCCAGCATAAGCCGCGGCGGTTTGATTTTGGAATCGGAAGCCAGCACTGTCGATGCTACAATAGAATCTCAAATGGAAAAAATAAAAGAAGCCTTGATTGGATGA
- the fliG gene encoding flagellar motor switch protein FliG: MPRGEGLTGVQKAAVLMITLGPEISSNIIKKLPDNDIQKITFEIANTVKIKSNLKDAVLEEFVNLNKAKEYILEGGMEYAKTLLSKALGAQRAMEIMEQVGEITQQFRPFGSARKADAQQLLSLISNEHPQTIALILCYIQADKAGQILSGLSPELQSDIAKRIAAMRSTSPSIVHEVEKVLERKLSSMIRPDLAAIGGVNSLVQILNQVDRGTEKSIIEYLGKDDPELAEKVRASMFVFEDILTLDNASIQRIIREIDNKDLALALKGSSEEVAEGIYRNMSKRAAATLKEDIEYLGPVRLVDVEKAQHNIVSIIRRLDESGEIIISRGGEDAVIV; the protein is encoded by the coding sequence GTGCCCAGAGGTGAGGGGTTGACAGGTGTTCAGAAAGCAGCCGTCCTGATGATAACACTTGGACCTGAAATATCATCAAATATAATAAAGAAACTTCCGGATAATGATATACAGAAAATTACCTTTGAGATTGCAAACACCGTAAAAATAAAATCCAATCTTAAAGATGCGGTTTTAGAGGAGTTTGTTAACTTAAACAAGGCCAAAGAGTACATATTGGAAGGCGGTATGGAGTATGCAAAAACCCTTTTAAGCAAGGCATTGGGCGCACAAAGGGCTATGGAAATAATGGAACAAGTAGGAGAAATCACTCAGCAGTTCCGGCCTTTCGGTTCTGCAAGAAAGGCAGACGCCCAGCAGCTTTTAAGTCTGATTTCAAATGAGCATCCCCAGACCATCGCACTTATTTTATGTTACATACAGGCAGATAAAGCCGGCCAGATATTATCAGGACTTTCGCCGGAATTGCAAAGCGATATTGCCAAGAGAATTGCGGCCATGAGAAGCACCTCGCCTTCCATAGTGCATGAGGTGGAGAAGGTTTTGGAGAGGAAACTCTCATCAATGATAAGGCCGGATTTGGCCGCCATAGGCGGAGTGAACTCTCTTGTTCAGATATTGAACCAGGTAGACAGGGGAACAGAAAAGAGTATAATTGAATACCTGGGGAAAGACGACCCCGAGCTTGCAGAAAAAGTCAGAGCCAGCATGTTTGTATTCGAGGATATCCTCACTCTTGATAATGCATCCATACAGAGGATTATCAGAGAAATTGACAATAAAGACTTGGCTCTCGCATTAAAGGGCTCCTCGGAAGAGGTGGCAGAAGGAATATACAGGAATATGTCAAAGAGAGCCGCAGCTACATTGAAGGAAGATATAGAATACTTAGGACCAGTGAGGCTGGTTGACGTAGAAAAAGCTCAGCATAATATTGTATCCATAATAAGAAGGCTGGATGAGTCGGGAGAGATAATAATATCAAGGGGTGGCGAAGATGCAGTCATCGTATAA
- the fliF gene encoding flagellar basal-body MS-ring/collar protein FliF produces the protein MGALRNILSNVAEGWKNISNGRKVAIIVLAGGVISALIFFIVFFNKPQYEPLFSNMAPEDMAKVAEKLKEDKINYKPDGTTLLVPKDKVEEIRLTVASSGIMPSDGKGFELFDESRFGMTDTETRILYQRALETELQRTIKAFEEIEYARVHLVLPQESVFYREQEQARASVTLKFKHNMRLSPEQVRAVVALVSGSVKNLPKENVEVVDSNFNLLSEELFNADINAPTSVNDRYEIKKQFETKIGSDIKNMLESVFGPNRVKVSVNADLDFDAKQVTSIRYDPEGIIENQHRILESSTSTGGNTTYSPMDENTGAPTFQNNPSTSTRTSEEDITNYKIGQVEEKTIKAPGEVKKMTASVVIDGTLSEAAKASVQNIVASAIGYDVTRGDMISIEGMPFDNSLQRQVQADLEELENQRLEKERRQRQIMLFGIPGAIVLLIIALIVYLRIRALRRAKQNIDIVIDEPIAVNEVIKQQILEDDAEREDLTSEIKKYASKKPEQVIEIVKSWLVEDER, from the coding sequence ATGGGTGCACTGCGCAATATATTGAGCAACGTGGCCGAGGGATGGAAAAATATCAGCAATGGACGTAAAGTTGCCATTATTGTACTGGCCGGCGGAGTAATATCAGCATTGATATTTTTTATAGTTTTTTTTAATAAACCTCAGTATGAACCGCTGTTTTCCAATATGGCTCCCGAAGATATGGCCAAAGTAGCAGAGAAGCTTAAAGAAGATAAAATAAATTACAAGCCCGATGGTACAACCTTGCTTGTGCCAAAGGATAAAGTTGAAGAGATCAGGCTTACCGTTGCTTCATCAGGCATAATGCCTTCTGATGGCAAAGGCTTTGAGCTATTCGACGAAAGCAGATTCGGCATGACGGATACCGAGACCAGAATACTCTATCAAAGGGCCTTAGAGACAGAACTTCAACGTACCATAAAAGCCTTTGAAGAGATAGAGTATGCCAGGGTGCACCTTGTACTCCCTCAGGAAAGCGTGTTTTACAGGGAACAGGAGCAGGCCAGGGCATCTGTTACGCTTAAATTCAAGCATAACATGAGGTTATCACCCGAACAGGTGAGGGCCGTGGTGGCTCTTGTTTCGGGAAGCGTTAAAAATTTACCCAAGGAAAATGTTGAAGTTGTAGACAGCAATTTCAACCTATTGAGTGAGGAATTATTCAATGCTGATATAAATGCCCCTACCTCAGTCAATGACAGATATGAGATTAAAAAGCAATTTGAAACGAAGATAGGAAGCGACATAAAAAATATGCTGGAATCCGTATTCGGACCCAACAGAGTTAAAGTATCTGTAAATGCAGATCTGGATTTCGATGCAAAACAGGTTACATCTATAAGATACGATCCGGAAGGAATCATAGAAAACCAGCACAGAATATTGGAGTCATCTACTTCTACCGGCGGAAATACAACATACAGCCCTATGGATGAAAATACGGGAGCCCCTACTTTCCAAAATAATCCCAGCACATCCACCAGAACCAGTGAAGAGGATATCACTAATTATAAAATCGGTCAGGTAGAGGAGAAGACTATAAAAGCGCCAGGCGAAGTCAAAAAAATGACTGCTTCCGTTGTAATAGACGGCACTCTGTCGGAAGCTGCGAAAGCTTCGGTACAGAATATTGTGGCATCGGCCATAGGCTATGATGTTACAAGAGGCGATATGATAAGCATTGAAGGTATGCCATTTGATAATTCATTGCAAAGACAGGTGCAAGCAGATTTAGAAGAGCTTGAAAATCAAAGATTGGAAAAAGAAAGAAGGCAAAGGCAGATAATGCTGTTCGGTATTCCGGGTGCCATAGTGCTTTTGATTATAGCGCTTATAGTGTACTTGAGAATAAGGGCATTAAGAAGGGCTAAGCAAAATATTGACATAGTAATCGATGAACCTATTGCAGTTAATGAAGTTATTAAACAGCAGATTTTAGAAGATGATGCGGAAAGAGAAGACTTAACCAGCGAGATTAAGAAATATGCAAGCAAAAAACCTGAACAGGTTATAGAAATAGTTAAATCCTGGCTTGTTGAAGATGAGAGGTGA